Proteins from a single region of Megachile rotundata isolate GNS110a chromosome 7, iyMegRotu1, whole genome shotgun sequence:
- the LOC100876870 gene encoding aminopeptidase A isoform X3, which translates to MSSWQFILIAIILMKRNFCVVMSHGNLGFNESMGIEKRLPEDVIPKKYVIVISPNFVNDGFHGFVRIDVELQKARNYIVLHSKDLTVTSTKLYSRKTRAEVQLKSVFPAKKREMLIIKFYRKVPSGKYFLKMNFTGSLKGKITGFYLSTYVDKNKSIRKLAVTQFEPTYARSAFPCFDEPSFKSIFVVSIIHRKKSYHAMSNMPIAKVEKMKNGRDTITLFKPTPPMSTYLVAFVISDFECLGSHLYLLSGRQIPLTICTRPMYRNKTTFALNVAVRAMQYYLTVFQIEYPLPKLDLVAIPDFAAGAMENWGLVTFRETELLHNENSSSCWNTKRVSLTVAHELAHMWFGNLVTMKWWNDLWLNEGFATYMEYRAVDSLFPEWNLMHSFPIFTKYVSMKHDSKLRARPIVKRVENPEEIEELFDRISYQKAASVIKMLEDAIGNSKFIGAIRYYLQRHRFRNTESRELFEILQNGTRIAIDVADFMTRWTKFPGFPVINVRQDGTIFQLSRRRFAISKKFQQTIDDGSWTIPIKYVTSRRDGVKLDWFLANFSCAELSVGRPVDWIKLNHDSIGYYIVNYTTDAWYAFSNLLSRDHRVRSTVRKSITQNILPLAAEMIDSEILSPMNRADLLHDAFLLAGGIELHYHVVMNLTSYLSNETEYQPWAVAAEWFERMNRLLGGTSVIDRFQSYGRSLVEKIYGEVGWRSRAGNTFADREFRVLILNAACSVGYNDCLETAGRKLKNFLWNKDGRPLPADIRSIVYSYGPVTMSQEAGSIFENMSQLLAKETDVQERERLMVGLTSFQNRDILNRQGTFLWSILILKLRRL; encoded by the exons ATGAGCAGCTGGCAATTTATCTTAATTGCAATAATCTTAATGAAGAGGAATTTTTGTGTGGTTATGTCTCATGGAAATTTAGGTTTTAACGAATCGATGGGGATCGAGAAACGATTGCCCGAAGATGTGATTCCCAAAAAATATGTGATCGTAATTTCTCCGAATTTTGTAAACGATGGATTCCATGGTTTTGTTCGTATCGACGTCGAATTGCAAAAG GCTAGAAATTACATCGTCTTACATTCGAAGGATTTAACTGTTACATCAACGAAATTATATTCGCGAAAGACGCGAGCGGAAGTTCAGCTGAAATCCGTTTTCCCCGCAAAGAAACGGGAAAtgttgattattaaattttacagaAAAGTTCCTTCgggaaaatatttcttaaaaatgaatttcactGGGAGCTTAAAGGGGAAGATTACTGGATTCTATTTGAGTACCtacgttgataaaaataagtctATCAG AAAATTAGCGGTGACACAATTTGAGCCGACCTACGCAAGAAGCGCCTTTCCATGTTTCGACGAACCCAGTTTCAAATCCATCTTCGTCGTTAGCATAATTCATAGAAAGAAATCGTATCACGCAATGTCCAACATGCCGATTGCA AAAGTAGAGAAGATGAAAAACGGTAGGGACACGATCACGTTGTTTAAACCTACACCACCAATGTCCACGTACCTCGTTGCTTTTGTTATCAGTGATTTCGAGTGTCTGGGGTCCCATTTGTATCTCCTGAGTGGAAGACAAATTCCACTAACTATTTGCACGAGGCCCATGTATAGGAATAAAACGACATTCGCCTTAAATGTGGCGGTTAGAGCGATGCAGTATTACCTGACTGTCTTTCAGATTGAGTATCCACTTCCGAAACTTG ACCTGGTCGCCATACCCGATTTTGCTGCCGGAGCAATGGAGAACTGGGGTCTAGTCACGTTTCGCGAAACAGAGCTGCTACACAACGAGAACAGTAGTTCTTGCTGGAACACGAAAAGAGTCAGTTTAACTGTGGCCCATGAGTTGGCACATATGTGGTTCGGTAATCTGGTTACCATGAAATGGTGGAACGATCTGTGGCTGAACGAGGGATTCGCTACTTACATGGAATACAGAGCTGTTGACTCATTGTTTCCTGAATGGAACCTG ATGCATTCTTTCCCGATATTCACTAAGTACGTATCCATGAAACACGACAGTAAATTACGTGCTCGTCCCATTGTGAAGCGCGTTGAAAACCCTGAAGAGATCGAAGAACTATTCGACAGGATCTCCTATCAAAAA GCTGCGTCGGTGATCAAAATGTTAGAGGACGCAATCGGCAATTCCAAGTTCATAGGCGCCATCAGATATTACCTGCAGAGGCATCGTTTTCGCAATACCGAATCTCGAGAGCTTTTTGAGATTCTGCAAAACGGTACACGAATCGCTATCGACGTCGCTGACTTCATGACAAGATGGACGAAGTTTCCTGGATTTCCGGTGATCAACGTTCGTCAGGATGGAACGATATTCCAGTTGTCGAGACGACGATTTGCGATTAGCAAGAAATTCCAGCAAACGATTGA CGACGGCAGCTGGACCATCCCCATAAAATATGTAACGAGCAGAAGGGACGGTGTCAAGTTGGACTGGTTCCTCGCAAATTTCTCTTGCG CGGAGTTGTCGGTGGGAAGACCGGTGGATTGGATTAAGCTGAATCACGACTCGATCGGGTACTACATTGTGAATTACACGACAGATGCTTGGTACGCGTTCAGCAATTTATTGTCCCGCGATCATCGAGTACGTTCCACCGTTCGTAAATCAATCACGCAAAATATACTGCCTCTTGCGGCTGAAATGATCGATTCGgaa ATATTGAGTCCCATGAACAGAGCCGACTTGTTGCACGACGCTTTTCTTTTAGCAGGAGGCATCGAATTGCATTATCACGTGGTCATGAACTTAACTTCTTATCTGTCGAACGAAACCGAGTATCAACCGTGGGCTGTGGCTGCTGAGTGGTTTGAGAGAATGAATCGATTACTTGGTGGAACTAGTGTGATCGATCGTTTTCAG TCGTATGGCAGGAGTCTTGTTGAGAAAATTTATGGGGAAGTCGGATGGAGGAGTCGTGCTGGAAATACTTTTGCTGATAG AGAATTCCGTGTACTGATACTGAACGCAGCCTGTTCCGTGGGTTACAACGACTGTCTCGAGACAGCCGGAAGGAAGCTGAAGAATTTTCTGTGGAACAAAGATGGCCGACCACTGCCAGCTGATATTCGGTCTATCGTCTACTCGTACG GCCCTGTCACGATGTCGCAGGAAGCTGGATCAATATTTGAAAACATGTCGCAGCTTCTAGCGAAAGAAACCGATGTTCAGGAAAGGGAACGTCTGATGGTTGGACTGACCAGCTTCCAGAACAGAGATATTCTTAATCG GCAAGGCACTTTTTTATGGAGCATTCTGATCTTAAAATTACGGAGACTATGA
- the LOC100876870 gene encoding aminopeptidase A isoform X1, whose protein sequence is MSSWQFILIAIILMKRNFCVVMSHGNLGFNESMGIEKRLPEDVIPKKYVIVISPNFVNDGFHGFVRIDVELQKARNYIVLHSKDLTVTSTKLYSRKTRAEVQLKSVFPAKKREMLIIKFYRKVPSGKYFLKMNFTGSLKGKITGFYLSTYVDKNKSIRKLAVTQFEPTYARSAFPCFDEPSFKSIFVVSIIHRKKSYHAMSNMPIAKVEKMKNGRDTITLFKPTPPMSTYLVAFVISDFECLGSHLYLLSGRQIPLTICTRPMYRNKTTFALNVAVRAMQYYLTVFQIEYPLPKLDLVAIPDFAAGAMENWGLVTFRETELLHNENSSSCWNTKRVSLTVAHELAHMWFGNLVTMKWWNDLWLNEGFATYMEYRAVDSLFPEWNLMHSFPIFTKYVSMKHDSKLRARPIVKRVENPEEIEELFDRISYQKAASVIKMLEDAIGNSKFIGAIRYYLQRHRFRNTESRELFEILQNGTRIAIDVADFMTRWTKFPGFPVINVRQDGTIFQLSRRRFAISKKFQQTIDDGSWTIPIKYVTSRRDGVKLDWFLANFSCAELSVGRPVDWIKLNHDSIGYYIVNYTTDAWYAFSNLLSRDHRVRSTVRKSITQNILPLAAEMIDSEILSPMNRADLLHDAFLLAGGIELHYHVVMNLTSYLSNETEYQPWAVAAEWFERMNRLLGGTSVIDRFQSYGRSLVEKIYGEVGWRSRAGNTFADREFRVLILNAACSVGYNDCLETAGRKLKNFLWNKDGRPLPADIRSIVYSYGPVTMSQEAGSIFENMSQLLAKETDVQERERLMVGLTSFQNRDILNRYLEKAMDESFIRKQDFAGVLIKIASNPVGLDVVWTFVQLRLEDLVMKYETNEHILGKIVSTIVSLFIDRQKLQEARHFFMEHSDLKITETMKRNAIEEIENSINWLDANMQDIEEWLTANNYN, encoded by the exons ATGAGCAGCTGGCAATTTATCTTAATTGCAATAATCTTAATGAAGAGGAATTTTTGTGTGGTTATGTCTCATGGAAATTTAGGTTTTAACGAATCGATGGGGATCGAGAAACGATTGCCCGAAGATGTGATTCCCAAAAAATATGTGATCGTAATTTCTCCGAATTTTGTAAACGATGGATTCCATGGTTTTGTTCGTATCGACGTCGAATTGCAAAAG GCTAGAAATTACATCGTCTTACATTCGAAGGATTTAACTGTTACATCAACGAAATTATATTCGCGAAAGACGCGAGCGGAAGTTCAGCTGAAATCCGTTTTCCCCGCAAAGAAACGGGAAAtgttgattattaaattttacagaAAAGTTCCTTCgggaaaatatttcttaaaaatgaatttcactGGGAGCTTAAAGGGGAAGATTACTGGATTCTATTTGAGTACCtacgttgataaaaataagtctATCAG AAAATTAGCGGTGACACAATTTGAGCCGACCTACGCAAGAAGCGCCTTTCCATGTTTCGACGAACCCAGTTTCAAATCCATCTTCGTCGTTAGCATAATTCATAGAAAGAAATCGTATCACGCAATGTCCAACATGCCGATTGCA AAAGTAGAGAAGATGAAAAACGGTAGGGACACGATCACGTTGTTTAAACCTACACCACCAATGTCCACGTACCTCGTTGCTTTTGTTATCAGTGATTTCGAGTGTCTGGGGTCCCATTTGTATCTCCTGAGTGGAAGACAAATTCCACTAACTATTTGCACGAGGCCCATGTATAGGAATAAAACGACATTCGCCTTAAATGTGGCGGTTAGAGCGATGCAGTATTACCTGACTGTCTTTCAGATTGAGTATCCACTTCCGAAACTTG ACCTGGTCGCCATACCCGATTTTGCTGCCGGAGCAATGGAGAACTGGGGTCTAGTCACGTTTCGCGAAACAGAGCTGCTACACAACGAGAACAGTAGTTCTTGCTGGAACACGAAAAGAGTCAGTTTAACTGTGGCCCATGAGTTGGCACATATGTGGTTCGGTAATCTGGTTACCATGAAATGGTGGAACGATCTGTGGCTGAACGAGGGATTCGCTACTTACATGGAATACAGAGCTGTTGACTCATTGTTTCCTGAATGGAACCTG ATGCATTCTTTCCCGATATTCACTAAGTACGTATCCATGAAACACGACAGTAAATTACGTGCTCGTCCCATTGTGAAGCGCGTTGAAAACCCTGAAGAGATCGAAGAACTATTCGACAGGATCTCCTATCAAAAA GCTGCGTCGGTGATCAAAATGTTAGAGGACGCAATCGGCAATTCCAAGTTCATAGGCGCCATCAGATATTACCTGCAGAGGCATCGTTTTCGCAATACCGAATCTCGAGAGCTTTTTGAGATTCTGCAAAACGGTACACGAATCGCTATCGACGTCGCTGACTTCATGACAAGATGGACGAAGTTTCCTGGATTTCCGGTGATCAACGTTCGTCAGGATGGAACGATATTCCAGTTGTCGAGACGACGATTTGCGATTAGCAAGAAATTCCAGCAAACGATTGA CGACGGCAGCTGGACCATCCCCATAAAATATGTAACGAGCAGAAGGGACGGTGTCAAGTTGGACTGGTTCCTCGCAAATTTCTCTTGCG CGGAGTTGTCGGTGGGAAGACCGGTGGATTGGATTAAGCTGAATCACGACTCGATCGGGTACTACATTGTGAATTACACGACAGATGCTTGGTACGCGTTCAGCAATTTATTGTCCCGCGATCATCGAGTACGTTCCACCGTTCGTAAATCAATCACGCAAAATATACTGCCTCTTGCGGCTGAAATGATCGATTCGgaa ATATTGAGTCCCATGAACAGAGCCGACTTGTTGCACGACGCTTTTCTTTTAGCAGGAGGCATCGAATTGCATTATCACGTGGTCATGAACTTAACTTCTTATCTGTCGAACGAAACCGAGTATCAACCGTGGGCTGTGGCTGCTGAGTGGTTTGAGAGAATGAATCGATTACTTGGTGGAACTAGTGTGATCGATCGTTTTCAG TCGTATGGCAGGAGTCTTGTTGAGAAAATTTATGGGGAAGTCGGATGGAGGAGTCGTGCTGGAAATACTTTTGCTGATAG AGAATTCCGTGTACTGATACTGAACGCAGCCTGTTCCGTGGGTTACAACGACTGTCTCGAGACAGCCGGAAGGAAGCTGAAGAATTTTCTGTGGAACAAAGATGGCCGACCACTGCCAGCTGATATTCGGTCTATCGTCTACTCGTACG GCCCTGTCACGATGTCGCAGGAAGCTGGATCAATATTTGAAAACATGTCGCAGCTTCTAGCGAAAGAAACCGATGTTCAGGAAAGGGAACGTCTGATGGTTGGACTGACCAGCTTCCAGAACAGAGATATTCTTAATCG GTATCTTGAAAAAGCAATGGACGAGAGCTTCATTCGTAAACAAGACTTCGCAGGGGTGTTAATAAAAATCGCATCGAATCCTGTAGGATTGGACGTCGTTTGGACTTTCGTGCA ATTACGATTAGAAGACCTGGTAATGAAATATGAAACCAACGAACATATCTTGGGGAAGATCGTCAGTACGATCGTTTCGTTGTTCATAGATCGTCAAAAGCTTCAAGAA GCAAGGCACTTTTTTATGGAGCATTCTGATCTTAAAATTACGGAGACTATGAAGAGGAACGCTATCGAAGAAATCGAAAACAGTATCAACTGGTTGGATGCAAATATGCAGGACATCGAAGAGTGGCTAACagcaaataattataattaa
- the LOC100876870 gene encoding glutamyl aminopeptidase isoform X4, translating into MSSWQFILIAIILMKRNFCVVMSHGNLGFNESMGIEKRLPEDVIPKKYVIVISPNFVNDGFHGFVRIDVELQKARNYIVLHSKDLTVTSTKLYSRKTRAEVQLKSVFPAKKREMLIIKFYRKVPSGKYFLKMNFTGSLKGKITGFYLSTYVDKNKSIRKLAVTQFEPTYARSAFPCFDEPSFKSIFVVSIIHRKKSYHAMSNMPIAKVEKMKNGRDTITLFKPTPPMSTYLVAFVISDFECLGSHLYLLSGRQIPLTICTRPMYRNKTTFALNVAVRAMQYYLTVFQIEYPLPKLDLVAIPDFAAGAMENWGLVTFRETELLHNENSSSCWNTKRVSLTVAHELAHMWFGNLVTMKWWNDLWLNEGFATYMEYRAVDSLFPEWNLMHSFPIFTKYVSMKHDSKLRARPIVKRVENPEEIEELFDRISYQKAASVIKMLEDAIGNSKFIGAIRYYLQRHRFRNTESRELFEILQNGTRIAIDVADFMTRWTKFPGFPVINVRQDGTIFQLSRRRFAISKKFQQTIDDGSWTIPIKYVTSRRDGVKLDWFLANFSCAELSVGRPVDWIKLNHDSIGYYIVNYTTDAWYAFSNLLSRDHRVRSTVRKSITQNILPLAAEMIDSEILSPMNRADLLHDAFLLAGGIELHYHVVMNLTSYLSNETEYQPWAVAAEWFERMNRLLGGTSVIDRFQSYGRSLVEKIYGEVGWRSRAGNTFADREFRVLILNAACSVGYNDCLETAGRKLKNFLWNKDGRPLPADIRSIVYSYGKALFYGAF; encoded by the exons ATGAGCAGCTGGCAATTTATCTTAATTGCAATAATCTTAATGAAGAGGAATTTTTGTGTGGTTATGTCTCATGGAAATTTAGGTTTTAACGAATCGATGGGGATCGAGAAACGATTGCCCGAAGATGTGATTCCCAAAAAATATGTGATCGTAATTTCTCCGAATTTTGTAAACGATGGATTCCATGGTTTTGTTCGTATCGACGTCGAATTGCAAAAG GCTAGAAATTACATCGTCTTACATTCGAAGGATTTAACTGTTACATCAACGAAATTATATTCGCGAAAGACGCGAGCGGAAGTTCAGCTGAAATCCGTTTTCCCCGCAAAGAAACGGGAAAtgttgattattaaattttacagaAAAGTTCCTTCgggaaaatatttcttaaaaatgaatttcactGGGAGCTTAAAGGGGAAGATTACTGGATTCTATTTGAGTACCtacgttgataaaaataagtctATCAG AAAATTAGCGGTGACACAATTTGAGCCGACCTACGCAAGAAGCGCCTTTCCATGTTTCGACGAACCCAGTTTCAAATCCATCTTCGTCGTTAGCATAATTCATAGAAAGAAATCGTATCACGCAATGTCCAACATGCCGATTGCA AAAGTAGAGAAGATGAAAAACGGTAGGGACACGATCACGTTGTTTAAACCTACACCACCAATGTCCACGTACCTCGTTGCTTTTGTTATCAGTGATTTCGAGTGTCTGGGGTCCCATTTGTATCTCCTGAGTGGAAGACAAATTCCACTAACTATTTGCACGAGGCCCATGTATAGGAATAAAACGACATTCGCCTTAAATGTGGCGGTTAGAGCGATGCAGTATTACCTGACTGTCTTTCAGATTGAGTATCCACTTCCGAAACTTG ACCTGGTCGCCATACCCGATTTTGCTGCCGGAGCAATGGAGAACTGGGGTCTAGTCACGTTTCGCGAAACAGAGCTGCTACACAACGAGAACAGTAGTTCTTGCTGGAACACGAAAAGAGTCAGTTTAACTGTGGCCCATGAGTTGGCACATATGTGGTTCGGTAATCTGGTTACCATGAAATGGTGGAACGATCTGTGGCTGAACGAGGGATTCGCTACTTACATGGAATACAGAGCTGTTGACTCATTGTTTCCTGAATGGAACCTG ATGCATTCTTTCCCGATATTCACTAAGTACGTATCCATGAAACACGACAGTAAATTACGTGCTCGTCCCATTGTGAAGCGCGTTGAAAACCCTGAAGAGATCGAAGAACTATTCGACAGGATCTCCTATCAAAAA GCTGCGTCGGTGATCAAAATGTTAGAGGACGCAATCGGCAATTCCAAGTTCATAGGCGCCATCAGATATTACCTGCAGAGGCATCGTTTTCGCAATACCGAATCTCGAGAGCTTTTTGAGATTCTGCAAAACGGTACACGAATCGCTATCGACGTCGCTGACTTCATGACAAGATGGACGAAGTTTCCTGGATTTCCGGTGATCAACGTTCGTCAGGATGGAACGATATTCCAGTTGTCGAGACGACGATTTGCGATTAGCAAGAAATTCCAGCAAACGATTGA CGACGGCAGCTGGACCATCCCCATAAAATATGTAACGAGCAGAAGGGACGGTGTCAAGTTGGACTGGTTCCTCGCAAATTTCTCTTGCG CGGAGTTGTCGGTGGGAAGACCGGTGGATTGGATTAAGCTGAATCACGACTCGATCGGGTACTACATTGTGAATTACACGACAGATGCTTGGTACGCGTTCAGCAATTTATTGTCCCGCGATCATCGAGTACGTTCCACCGTTCGTAAATCAATCACGCAAAATATACTGCCTCTTGCGGCTGAAATGATCGATTCGgaa ATATTGAGTCCCATGAACAGAGCCGACTTGTTGCACGACGCTTTTCTTTTAGCAGGAGGCATCGAATTGCATTATCACGTGGTCATGAACTTAACTTCTTATCTGTCGAACGAAACCGAGTATCAACCGTGGGCTGTGGCTGCTGAGTGGTTTGAGAGAATGAATCGATTACTTGGTGGAACTAGTGTGATCGATCGTTTTCAG TCGTATGGCAGGAGTCTTGTTGAGAAAATTTATGGGGAAGTCGGATGGAGGAGTCGTGCTGGAAATACTTTTGCTGATAG AGAATTCCGTGTACTGATACTGAACGCAGCCTGTTCCGTGGGTTACAACGACTGTCTCGAGACAGCCGGAAGGAAGCTGAAGAATTTTCTGTGGAACAAAGATGGCCGACCACTGCCAGCTGATATTCGGTCTATCGTCTACTCGTACG GCAAGGCACTTTTTTATGGAGCATTCTGA
- the LOC100876870 gene encoding aminopeptidase A isoform X2, producing MSSWQFILIAIILMKRNFCVVMSHGNLGFNESMGIEKRLPEDVIPKKYVIVISPNFVNDGFHGFVRIDVELQKARNYIVLHSKDLTVTSTKLYSRKTRAEVQLKSVFPAKKREMLIIKFYRKVPSGKYFLKMNFTGSLKGKITGFYLSTYVDKNKSIRKLAVTQFEPTYARSAFPCFDEPSFKSIFVVSIIHRKKSYHAMSNMPIAKVEKMKNGRDTITLFKPTPPMSTYLVAFVISDFECLGSHLYLLSGRQIPLTICTRPMYRNKTTFALNVAVRAMQYYLTVFQIEYPLPKLDLVAIPDFAAGAMENWGLVTFRETELLHNENSSSCWNTKRVSLTVAHELAHMWFGNLVTMKWWNDLWLNEGFATYMEYRAVDSLFPEWNLMHSFPIFTKYVSMKHDSKLRARPIVKRVENPEEIEELFDRISYQKAASVIKMLEDAIGNSKFIGAIRYYLQRHRFRNTESRELFEILQNGTRIAIDVADFMTRWTKFPGFPVINVRQDGTIFQLSRRRFAISKKFQQTIDDGSWTIPIKYVTSRRDGVKLDWFLANFSCAELSVGRPVDWIKLNHDSIGYYIVNYTTDAWYAFSNLLSRDHRILSPMNRADLLHDAFLLAGGIELHYHVVMNLTSYLSNETEYQPWAVAAEWFERMNRLLGGTSVIDRFQSYGRSLVEKIYGEVGWRSRAGNTFADREFRVLILNAACSVGYNDCLETAGRKLKNFLWNKDGRPLPADIRSIVYSYGPVTMSQEAGSIFENMSQLLAKETDVQERERLMVGLTSFQNRDILNRYLEKAMDESFIRKQDFAGVLIKIASNPVGLDVVWTFVQLRLEDLVMKYETNEHILGKIVSTIVSLFIDRQKLQEARHFFMEHSDLKITETMKRNAIEEIENSINWLDANMQDIEEWLTANNYN from the exons ATGAGCAGCTGGCAATTTATCTTAATTGCAATAATCTTAATGAAGAGGAATTTTTGTGTGGTTATGTCTCATGGAAATTTAGGTTTTAACGAATCGATGGGGATCGAGAAACGATTGCCCGAAGATGTGATTCCCAAAAAATATGTGATCGTAATTTCTCCGAATTTTGTAAACGATGGATTCCATGGTTTTGTTCGTATCGACGTCGAATTGCAAAAG GCTAGAAATTACATCGTCTTACATTCGAAGGATTTAACTGTTACATCAACGAAATTATATTCGCGAAAGACGCGAGCGGAAGTTCAGCTGAAATCCGTTTTCCCCGCAAAGAAACGGGAAAtgttgattattaaattttacagaAAAGTTCCTTCgggaaaatatttcttaaaaatgaatttcactGGGAGCTTAAAGGGGAAGATTACTGGATTCTATTTGAGTACCtacgttgataaaaataagtctATCAG AAAATTAGCGGTGACACAATTTGAGCCGACCTACGCAAGAAGCGCCTTTCCATGTTTCGACGAACCCAGTTTCAAATCCATCTTCGTCGTTAGCATAATTCATAGAAAGAAATCGTATCACGCAATGTCCAACATGCCGATTGCA AAAGTAGAGAAGATGAAAAACGGTAGGGACACGATCACGTTGTTTAAACCTACACCACCAATGTCCACGTACCTCGTTGCTTTTGTTATCAGTGATTTCGAGTGTCTGGGGTCCCATTTGTATCTCCTGAGTGGAAGACAAATTCCACTAACTATTTGCACGAGGCCCATGTATAGGAATAAAACGACATTCGCCTTAAATGTGGCGGTTAGAGCGATGCAGTATTACCTGACTGTCTTTCAGATTGAGTATCCACTTCCGAAACTTG ACCTGGTCGCCATACCCGATTTTGCTGCCGGAGCAATGGAGAACTGGGGTCTAGTCACGTTTCGCGAAACAGAGCTGCTACACAACGAGAACAGTAGTTCTTGCTGGAACACGAAAAGAGTCAGTTTAACTGTGGCCCATGAGTTGGCACATATGTGGTTCGGTAATCTGGTTACCATGAAATGGTGGAACGATCTGTGGCTGAACGAGGGATTCGCTACTTACATGGAATACAGAGCTGTTGACTCATTGTTTCCTGAATGGAACCTG ATGCATTCTTTCCCGATATTCACTAAGTACGTATCCATGAAACACGACAGTAAATTACGTGCTCGTCCCATTGTGAAGCGCGTTGAAAACCCTGAAGAGATCGAAGAACTATTCGACAGGATCTCCTATCAAAAA GCTGCGTCGGTGATCAAAATGTTAGAGGACGCAATCGGCAATTCCAAGTTCATAGGCGCCATCAGATATTACCTGCAGAGGCATCGTTTTCGCAATACCGAATCTCGAGAGCTTTTTGAGATTCTGCAAAACGGTACACGAATCGCTATCGACGTCGCTGACTTCATGACAAGATGGACGAAGTTTCCTGGATTTCCGGTGATCAACGTTCGTCAGGATGGAACGATATTCCAGTTGTCGAGACGACGATTTGCGATTAGCAAGAAATTCCAGCAAACGATTGA CGACGGCAGCTGGACCATCCCCATAAAATATGTAACGAGCAGAAGGGACGGTGTCAAGTTGGACTGGTTCCTCGCAAATTTCTCTTGCG CGGAGTTGTCGGTGGGAAGACCGGTGGATTGGATTAAGCTGAATCACGACTCGATCGGGTACTACATTGTGAATTACACGACAGATGCTTGGTACGCGTTCAGCAATTTATTGTCCCGCGATCATCGA ATATTGAGTCCCATGAACAGAGCCGACTTGTTGCACGACGCTTTTCTTTTAGCAGGAGGCATCGAATTGCATTATCACGTGGTCATGAACTTAACTTCTTATCTGTCGAACGAAACCGAGTATCAACCGTGGGCTGTGGCTGCTGAGTGGTTTGAGAGAATGAATCGATTACTTGGTGGAACTAGTGTGATCGATCGTTTTCAG TCGTATGGCAGGAGTCTTGTTGAGAAAATTTATGGGGAAGTCGGATGGAGGAGTCGTGCTGGAAATACTTTTGCTGATAG AGAATTCCGTGTACTGATACTGAACGCAGCCTGTTCCGTGGGTTACAACGACTGTCTCGAGACAGCCGGAAGGAAGCTGAAGAATTTTCTGTGGAACAAAGATGGCCGACCACTGCCAGCTGATATTCGGTCTATCGTCTACTCGTACG GCCCTGTCACGATGTCGCAGGAAGCTGGATCAATATTTGAAAACATGTCGCAGCTTCTAGCGAAAGAAACCGATGTTCAGGAAAGGGAACGTCTGATGGTTGGACTGACCAGCTTCCAGAACAGAGATATTCTTAATCG GTATCTTGAAAAAGCAATGGACGAGAGCTTCATTCGTAAACAAGACTTCGCAGGGGTGTTAATAAAAATCGCATCGAATCCTGTAGGATTGGACGTCGTTTGGACTTTCGTGCA ATTACGATTAGAAGACCTGGTAATGAAATATGAAACCAACGAACATATCTTGGGGAAGATCGTCAGTACGATCGTTTCGTTGTTCATAGATCGTCAAAAGCTTCAAGAA GCAAGGCACTTTTTTATGGAGCATTCTGATCTTAAAATTACGGAGACTATGAAGAGGAACGCTATCGAAGAAATCGAAAACAGTATCAACTGGTTGGATGCAAATATGCAGGACATCGAAGAGTGGCTAACagcaaataattataattaa